In Vicia villosa cultivar HV-30 ecotype Madison, WI linkage group LG7, Vvil1.0, whole genome shotgun sequence, the DNA window tatatatttattttgatgtgaattctcacccttctgttgtaatgatgttttATGCGACATCGCGCAGATTTCGAAGAATAGTTGTGCTTGCACGAGAATTAGCCGAGGAGTTTGTTCGATTATTTCGCTTATTTTAGATAGAGAGTCGATGCTCCGGTCATGTAACACGTGgagtatttgaactcatgttttgttaCTGTGAGATATTGTTATGTTTATCTTATTTGGATTGTATTTGGACATGAGTTATTGAGTGGCCTTCGTGCCCGGTATTTTGAATCTTATATCTTAATGAGGATATGATATCATTATCATGATTGGTAGATTATTATAGTATGGAATATAATTATTGAAAATGTTTTGAGAATCAAATTTTCCGTTGCGTTTATGCATATTGAAGAAACATGAAGATTAAAATATGTGTTATAATTGTGATCAGATGTACATGATTGTATGTTGTTTGGTTTTTATGGTTGTGGAAACAACATGTGGCACCCTTTTGTTATATGCTTGCTCTGTTATCACATTGAATTATTTGggattagaaaaggggtgttacaaaccCGCTAACCCAAACCTAACCAACCCATAAATGACCCAAACTCATTCATTTACGGGTATATCCAACCAAATCCGTAACAATTCATGTAGTTTTGGTTCGGGTATCGTGTTTGAGTTTTGCAAACTGCGGACCCATTGACCCAACCCATTTATGTGACATTagtaatttcttattttttattattattttaaatagaaatataaaattatCATCTCAGTACTAACCATAATTTATCCAAAAAAAAGCTTTATTCTCCACAAGTAATACTACTAGATCAATGAGTAAGCGTAATTCTAAGACTAAATGTTGTTTCTAACCATAATTTATCCAAAAAAAGCTTTATTCTCCACAAATAATACTACTAGATCAATGAGTAAGCGTAATTCTAAGACTAAatgttgtttcttattttcttttgtatcatttccaacttacgtattttataaaaataatgtgtttTGTGAAATTTTATACAATTATTATGTTATGTCATGTTGATgaatattattagatattatatgATGTGCTTCATCCATTTTGTGTGCTAGAAATGAGTATAAATATAttgaattgtgttacaatatttttaaattgaaaaaaaattatcattttttaatttgaaacacaACCCATGAGTCCAACACAATCCAACCCATAAATGAACGAGTCGGTTCGGGTTGGTTTTGATAATGAAATTGCGTGTTGGACGGTGAATCCAACTTATTAAAATTTGAACGGGTTGAGTAACAGGGTAGACCAAACTCAGTCCAACCCAACTCATTTACACCCCTACAATctatcaataaaaaaataaaataagtttgcattaaaatagaaaaatgatttTTGTTAGAATAATATTGAATTGAATAATATAGAGACTAATTATTACACATCTTTAAAGATAATCTTTCTTATTACGAGTCTCCAGAATATTTGAGGCGTTAGCTTAAAAAAAGTCAGAATTTAGCCTTATAATCTTAAGATACTTTTTTAAAAAGTTTTCAACAAATTTTTTTAGTGCCCATTTCATTTGataatattttttcttcttctccagTTTTTTAAAAGAGTCTAGAGGATAAAAAAtgtaataaagtaatatataactCTTATGAAACTTAAATGTAATGAACCGAtataaaataacaatttttttttaaaaattaaataattatttaatgtatttttttaattaaaaaataaaatagtcatTAGAAAAAATGTAGGAGTGTTAAGTATAATTTTAAAGGAGTTAGATATAATTTTCTATGTACAAGTGGAGGTGGGCTTAAAGAATGAAGTAGGGCTTAGAAGCCCACGAGAATTTTTTTCCACAACTGACAAAGGTGTAAGTAATAACAAACAGAAGGTTTTAGTTCATACCCCTATTACATTTCCATTTTTCTCTACACAATCCAAAAAATCCCAATTTCATCTCTCTTGCCATTTAATATTTTACACTTTTAGTCTTAAGCTTGATTGTCAACTTATTGTTATCTAAGTTGAATTCACCCCACACTAATTGTCTCGGTGAacaattttttcttcaaaaaaattctttaaacatTACTTCTTGGTTAAATTTCCCCTGATAACTTAATATTAAGACTTTTAGAATATTCAATGCAAAACTTTATATTAAGTTGTTTGGTatgtattttgtttaaaaaattgttttaattataaGTATTATCCCGTTCAAGAATTAGAATTGAATATAGTTGATGAATTGATACTCTTGAACCGACAACTTCAATCTCTGATACAGTGGCGTGGAGTGTATCTGCAAGATTAACACTCCGACGCTCAAGTTAGTTCAAGATTGAAGATGAGTATAGTGAAATGTAGAGATAAGAGAATGTACCTTGTTTTTCATGTGAGATGACTTTTACACCTTAGATCATGTGGTGTGAATTTGAGGTGAATTGGGCCTTGGCTATTTGGGCCTTTAGCCAGTCCAGAACAATTACCCCTAAGGCTTTATTGGACATTGAGTGAGCTGGGGAAGCCTTTAACAATTTGGCCGGCCTCTCAAGGATGTTGTTTGGGAAAATAGGGAATAAAACGCTTGGAGTGAGTTAAAAGCTTGTAGGGACATGAGCATTAAATGCTTTATGGTCACGAAACGTTTCACTACCTGCTCCCAGCGCATCATCCCAGGTGAGCAAATTAGGGAATGATTCCCATAGTTAGGGCACTTGAGTACTTTCCGTCACTTCATTCTTTTTGATGGAACAGGGCGCTGATGACCCTTGGATAGATACCTTGTCTTTAATTTGGAACATCGATTACATATTAAATTTCATATAAGAGAGGGTTTTGGCCCCAGGATTTTTATTTGCTCCCCTGTTGCTCTTTGACCACCATTTCTCTTTGGGATTTAACCTCTGACTTTCATGCTCTAGGTTTCCGTCGTGCTTTTTATTGCGTTCATCCTGGTACGTTATTTCCCCTTCCTTTATGGGAACGAAGTTTGTTCCCTTCAATTTATAGGGACCATTATCTTTTATCATGGACCCCTTGTTGTTAACCCTTTTACTTTGCTCGAAATGCAGGTGTATGATTCAACGATTTAGATGACGACAACAGCAGTAGGATATATCTTCTAGGTAGACCCAAAATACTTCAACATCCTCTAGTCATACTCTAGAGGATGATGAAATCGAAGTTGATACAGAGGTGGGTCCTCTACGGATTGGGCAACCTTAGCGATCCCTGTGGACAAGAGGGTGTGTCATGAGTTTGAACGGTGTTATATTCCCTTCTAAGATTGTATCTTCGAGAAGTGGGATGTCTGACTTCCTTTAACTCCCTTAGAAAAAAGGTGATGGACTTCCTTCGCGTTCCTCCATCGTAGCTTAATCTTTGTGCCTGGGGCTTCCCGAGAGTTTTCCAAACTGGTATGAGTATCAGGGAAACAAGGATTCAACTTCCTTTAACCTCTTTTTCCATCTTTTCTAAGTAAATCTTTTCTCGTAAGGGGGATTTAGGTATGGACTAGTTGCCCTTCGTCGGGAAAAAATGAGATATTTCGTGTCTACACAGAAAGTTGGAAATATTTTAAGGAGCACTACTTCTTGGTTACTTCCTTTTCCTCTCGCTCACATCGAGTTTTGTATCGCTCCTTCTTTTTCTACTACACTGGCCGCATGCCTATACTAAATGGAGGGGGTGATTTTGGTCTCTGGACCATTTGTTCATGAAAGCTAAAGATTACTTCTTCCCCCCGCAAGATGCtctttgtaacacccctttttctaaccccaaatatatcatacaatctcacagagtaatcatgcataaggaaaaatggcgccacatgttgattttcataaaatgaaaatcccaaaataacgtacatacaacattcataatatgcaaagatcatattgtaacacaataatgtaaatctcatgcttccatactttatgcataaacgcttgcggaaaacaaaaGAACTGCTATCACATAAATGAACATGTCTCATAccatattcatctaccaattcaaaGTAACATTAACTTCCATGCTACGTGAATTCACCAATCTAGGATACAAGGCCTTTAAAACAACATATTCGAATGTTAACACATACATCCAAAATATTCAACAAAACATAAAGATAGCAATGTTccaaaacataagcataagtcaacgaaatcccccaagtgttacatgaccagagcatatgATTCGCCACCTAATCAAATAACAAAATTCGGAGCTCTTCGGCTAAGCCACAAACAAACAACTACTcgtctgaacctgcacgttaccaacaaagggcaacattcaaacagaagggtgagaaatcaaattatcatagaaaatataataatgggaaatgcaacataaacaAACATACATTTCACgattcatcactcttcataaaAAAAACATGCTTCTATAACCATACATTAAAGTTAACATGTTTTATCATTAAACAATCAAGTTCCATCATTCAAGTAGTTATATCCAATTAGCAATTCAACAATTGTAATCCACTAATGAAATACCATCAAGTATACAATTATCACACAAAATTCCACATTATGCATCATTTATCACATAATTAATCCACGCCAATCATATTGCAAAAATCACACAAAACacaattcacaccgacacgtgcgactcaagtgtgactctatgcaatatgAATGTGAATCtcatccgttatcatttccggtcatgccgattgtctttcctctatagactagataaccacctaaAAAGCCTCGTCCCGCGTTAAGCATTCAAATCTCATTCGGCGCtagatttgggacaagtaaataactttcacgagattacccaacattgccactttcaaagactcatgcttgtgtacgtgtgcaaccaaacaagactcatgcatttaagacgatctctttatctcttaaactacacaatcacatctttacaactttgcacaacattacacatgacattcaatccaatctcaaacaccaattagcatttagcaatcaatcacataattcacgattatcatatcacataatacatccatgaacattaatcatgcacaattcatccataacattcacatataattacatgttattctcaattaacatcataattaaatgaaACAATTGCCAACCAATCCTactctatcatatagacaattatttaagcttcaatatgcttcaaacgacacCTAAAAAGGAGCTactctatcatatagacaattatttaagcttcaatatgcttcaaacggcacctaaaaagaagttacagatcaaaagatacatcatttcaaagtttggaaaagttcCATACAGCAGTgtccgcttagcggccgtcaAGCGGGCTTATGGAAATAAAAATTCAACAACCCCGCTTCAAGCGGTCCTATACAGTAGCGAATCACAAACTgggctccgcttagcgggctgGGTACGCTTAGCGAGctccttttatttttaaaaaacaaacagcatccgcttagcgagctaggggccgcttagcggacctgcaaTTTCACAGAAAAACACCGCAACGTTCAGAACTACGAAATGCATAATCCACTAttccaaatcacttccaaacatcaataaacatcaaagaCAACCAGTATtaatcattattgaacaacatTCATCGTCAAAACCAAGTTTAATCATGCAAATTCATAGAAAATAGCATAAAAGTTAGGGTTTCCATATTTTtatgaaattgcaaagattgaagataacacatacacaaacacattacccaatcatagattctacaagaatttggattctaacccttaacTCTAGctcttaatccaccctcttcaagaatctacttccTCTTCTACTTTCTTCTCTTGTCTATGcctcttttttctcttctttctatattTCTCTCTAATTTAGGTTAAGTCATAAAAtcctcttctaactctcattacctcattgggcttaacccatccactatTCTCATATCTAATTCAActaagcccaatagctaattctaatatAAACCTACTagttattaattagctaaatcaCATATTaccacacaattaaataattatcactcaaacaattattaaataaaacacacaaacaataccaaatatcaaataatcctaattaaataaaatctaataaaaaatagggtgttacactcTTACTAACGCAAAGAAGGCAATGAAAGAGATGTTAATTTCCTTCTCTAATTCAGACATACATTGTTGAGATTCCGCCAACCATTAGAACTTTTAATTAGTAAACTGACTTGCAAGACATCAAAACCAACCAAACCGTCTTTGAGGGTGTGGAAGAACGACTACTGCATAGGGTTTAAAATTCGTCACGGTTAAATAATAGCTAAATACaatctcataaaatatttttcacGGTTAAAACATAGTTAAATATGAGTCTCCAAAAACTTAAAATGACCCTCATAAAAATAAACTAAGAGATTTGATCCTATCTAAAGATCTCTTAATTATAGCTCTAGCTTTATGGAACTCCTAGTGATGCAGATTCTGCTAGTCTATTTTCCTTTAATATCTCACTGACTCAACATTTGGATCCCTTTCAAATGACAATACAAAAAATACCAGGAAAATCAGCTTTGTTTTTCATTATAAGCAGCGAAGAAAATAATGTCACATGAATAAAGAGTGAGAATCAATAACCAGTAGAAATTAGAACTCTTTTTAACATATCAAACACAAGCAGTACTGGAAATTGAAACAAAATACCATGTCTTCTGGGAAATAAAACACTAATTCTAATTTCACTGTCATAGCGTCAGGATATAATACCAAAAGATTAAATTTGCATATTTCCATGTTTTGTGCATGAGCCCAATGTTGTGTCTCATGTCTTCTTTCTTTCCCTCACTCACTGTATAATGTGACAGAAGTTTCTGTTAAGAACTAAATGAATAGATCCAATCAGAGTTGCAAAGTTTCACAAAAGGTTCGGACACGGTTGAGGAACTCGCTCAGCATAATTGAGAAATTATAGAGTCGCTTCAATCAATTGCTGATCCCGTTCCTCGTCACAATCTCATGGAAATTGTTCTTGAAGCTCTTCCAAAAGAATACAATTATACAGCGTCGTAGTCGCAGCTCTTCCAaaagattgttcttgattatagaTCTCGAGAGTGTGTTTTCCTAGGCTATTCCACATCCTACAAAGCTATAAACGCTCGAGTCCAACTAGTCGTTTCAACATTTCCAAATATGTAGTCTTTAATGAGCCCGGATTTCCATATGCTGAAATTATATCCAAAGACTCCTCAACTCAATCTATTGCATCGGCCAAGTGTTTGGCAAATTGGACAACATCCTCTCTACCACTAAATGTTACCACACCTTCTAATTTTCCTACACTTAGTCCCCAATCAATATAAATTACCACACCAACACTTAGGCATGACAGCAGATGCGTGTTCCAACTGACATTCTGCTATTAGTTTCATCAAACTAGTTCCTAAAATTAAGGAAAGTTGCTGCTAATTTAAAAAAACTGATCCTTGTTTTTCAGAGAGATAGTTATGTCTAACTGCAACTCTACAAATACAGTTGCAATCTCTGTATTCAGTAAGAGACAAAGATATGAATACATTTCTGGGTTATCAAACCTAatctaaaaattgaatttttcatAATGTCAGATGTTATAAAGCTAACAAGAGTTTGCAATCATAGTTGCAAAACATGCCATTGAAGACAAAAGATGGAGAAAATATGATCTCAAACAGTGTGCATCCAAGTTCATAATGACCCTTTTAAAACTAAGGAATTAAGCAGTGACAGACTTGAGTCATAACATAGAAAGATTGTCACAAAGAATCATAACCCTTCTAAGAAAAGTTGTTGTCTCTACACAAATAAACATATTGGGATTTTTGGAGTTTATTGCTAAAGATATTATCTGCAAAAGTAACAATAATAGGAGATGATGATCAAACTCATCAACATTTTTACATTTATACACAGATTCAACATTAGCTAGTAAAGTTCTTCTAAATTCTAATGAATGAACTAGGTAGCAAAAGCTATACTCCATTTATTAAATCTCATGCGCAATAGTCAATCCCGTACTTGTATGATAAAGTTAAATGAAGGAGATTCTGAACAATATTGAAGTGCAAATACAAGATAAGTAAAACATACTAGTTTGTTATGAATGCAACTCTGTGATCCACTCCGGAGGTGGCCCTAACAAGTTGAAATATTCTGGATAATCAGACAAAGGCGAAACACGACCTTGATCCAAGTGAAAAACACTCACCCCACACTCTGTGTCATTAAGATCATGGAAGGCATCATCTGTGTAGATGATGCAATTCCCATTGGCTACACACAAATCCGAAGCAGAAGCAGAAAATGAACATTCATTCCCCAAGAACAAAACTCTATCCCCTATATTTGTCAAATTCACCCACTTCTTATCCTTCTCATCAAGTCTGAACACATCAATCCATACATCATCACCACCATAGCAATCAACTAGCAACAACTCACACTCACTCTCAAGCAAGAATTTGCTACGAACGTTCTCAGTATCCACATGTTCCGCCATCAAATGAACGCTCAAGTCCTGTTGGATCATCTGAGTTTCACCCGAATAGATTGCCTCACAGGGCCTCCCTTTAAAAAGACATATGTCCCCGTAGGAGCATGTTGTCGTGCCCATAATCATTGTCCAATTCTCGTCCCCACGACGAAACACTACCATTTTCCCGAAAGAGTCAAATGTGACCACAACAACAGGCTCATTCCCTTGGTACGTAGCAACAAAAGCCTTACGAGTAAGAAAGAACATGTGTCCGAGATCGTGTGCCGAGATTTGGTTGAAATCCAAGACATGATGAGCGAAAGTGAAAGGTACGCGCGGAAAAAGTGAGAAAGGATGCCAGAGTTGGATTTTGCCGTTTGAATCTGGACCCACTCTGGTCAACCAAGGGCGGTGGAGACTTTGTTGGTGTTGCGGTGGTTTGATGAGAAGGATGCTGTGTTTGGAGAGGTTTGTGTTGGAATTAGTGTCGTTGGAGAATGGTGGAAGCTGCAAAGATAAATGGTGGTGATGGTAGCTAGGGATCGAAGAAGAGCGCCAGGATGAACAAACAGATCGAAATTGAGTGGAATACAGTTCACTGTTGAGTTTTTCTGAGATCAGTTGTAGAAGATCCTTCGGAAGCTGGGACCAATCTGCCATGGAGATCCACAGGTTCGCGGTGGAGGCGTTCGCCAGCAGCACTGACTCAGTGAGTTGAGTTCGCAAGGAATCGTAAGGATAAGGCTTAGGGTTAGTCAGTTACTAATGAGAATGGACTTCGTTACCATTTTCCGTTCAAAGACATTAACGTATTATAATGGATAGTTTTCTCCACACATAAtagcaatgttttaaaaactggacaggtaatcaaaccggtgagggtattgGATCACTGGTTCATCAGTCGAACCATTGGATCACTGGTAGAATCGCATGACCAGACTGGATTAAGCTAGATTAAACCGGATTAAACTTGTCATTATAATAaaactatataggtataaaaccagTCAAACCAGATCATTcaatctctaaaaaaaattataattagcaCTTAAAAGTTGATCCATTAATAGCATAATCTATAAATAATGCTCTTAAAAATCACAAATTCAGAAGTTGTGTATTAGGTgctgaaaatactaataatccATATAATTTAAGGCTCTTAAAAAGCACAAATATAGTTTGCTCAGCACTTAAAAATCACAATTTTAGTTCAAATTTAAACATAAGTATTACACATAATAAAGTAATataaattacaaagtctaattgcaacatAAACTAATTGAGTACTTTAGAACAAAAACACTCAAATATCTATTAAATTTAGTTCCAAGGAGGTAAAATTATctcaatgttgggatctccttcaaTATCAAAACCATCTCCCACAAAATCAATCGCATTTGCAACATCTTCCCCATCAATGATATCATTACTTTGGTTTTTTTCTCGGGAGTTAAGTGGTGCATCTCCCTCAACATCAACCTCATCCAAATTTAATTCATCTATAACAACATCAATTTAAAGAGTTTAGAAATTAAcatattttaagaaattaaaataacataattgtaATCACAAACATTAATACCATACCAATATCATTTGAAATAGGTTGGATTGTCATACTAGCAAGATCTTTGCGGAATATGAA includes these proteins:
- the LOC131621094 gene encoding F-box protein SKIP23-like, coding for MADWSQLPKDLLQLISEKLNSELYSTQFRSVCSSWRSSSIPSYHHHHLSLQLPPFSNDTNSNTNLSKHSILLIKPPQHQQSLHRPWLTRVGPDSNGKIQLWHPFSLFPRVPFTFAHHVLDFNQISAHDLGHMFFLTRKAFVATYQGNEPVVVVTFDSFGKMVVFRRGDENWTMIMGTTTCSYGDICLFKGRPCEAIYSGETQMIQQDLSVHLMAEHVDTENVRSKFLLESECELLLVDCYGGDDVWIDVFRLDEKDKKWVNLTNIGDRVLFLGNECSFSASASDLCVANGNCIIYTDDAFHDLNDTECGVSVFHLDQGRVSPLSDYPEYFNLLGPPPEWITELHS